A stretch of DNA from Pseudanabaena sp. BC1403:
AAAGCTCGCGATCGCTTGTCGGAACTCAACTCAATTCTCCAAGAAAATATTATTGGCGCGAGTATCGTTCAGCTATTTCGTCGCGAAAAGTTTAACTCCGCGCAACACCTCAAAGTCAATCAGCAATATGTAGCTGAGGTAAACCGCACGGTTTTTCATGACTCAGCCGTATCAGCAACACTGGAATGGATCGCTTTAGTAGCGATCGCAGGTGTTCTTTGGTTAGGCGGTGGACAAATTGTCCAAAAGAATCTTACATTTGGTGAGCTTTCTGCTTTTGTCTTGTTCTCGCAGCGCCTTTTTGACCCAATTCGTCAACTAGCCGAGAAATTCACTACAATTCAAGCAGGATTTACGGCGGTTGAACGTATCAACGCTATTTTGCAAGAACCGATCGAAATTCGCGATCCTGAATATCCCAAAACTCTTCCCCTTGATGGCACTGGCGAAATTTGCTTTGACCATGTGTGGTTTGGCTACAAGCCTGATGAATATGTCCTTAAGGATGTTACCTTCACCCTCAAAGCAGGTGAAAAAATTGCCCTCGTTGGCCCCACAGGTGCTGGTAAAAGCTCAATTATTCGGCTGTTATCGCGTCTTTACGAACCAACTAAAGGCAGAATTTTAATTGATGGCATCGATATTCGCGAAATTACCCAAGCGGAATTAAGACGTTGCGTTGGTGTAATTTTGCAAGATGCCTTTTTGTTTTCTGGCGATATCAAAGACAACATTACATTGGGCGAAGACTATGCGATCGAGCAAGTGGTTGAAGCTGCCGAACTGATGAATGTTGATCGCTTCATTCAAGATCTACCCGAAGCCTATGCAACGCAAGTCCGAGAGCGCGGTACAAATCTCTCTGGTGGACAAAAGCAATTATTAGCTTTTGCCAGAGCCGCCATTCGTGATCCTAGAATTTTAATTCTAGACGAAGCAACGGCTAGCCTTGATGTCAGTACCGAATTCTTGATTCAACAAGCCTTAGATAGACTTTTGATTAATCGCACCACAATCATCATTGCCCACCGTCTATCGACGATTCGCAATGTCGATCGCATTCTCGTACTCAAGCAAGGCGAAGTGGTTGAAGCTGGCTCTCATGAGCAACTAATCGCCAAACAAGGTTTGTACGCAAGTCTCTACGAATTAGAAATGATGGCAACCCATTAAAAGCAAAAACGGCGCATTGCGCCGTTTTTACTTTTAATGATTTTTCATGACTCGTTCAATTTCGCGTTTATCATCGCGCTTTTTCATGTCTTCGCGTTTGTCATGCAATTTTTTGTTGCGCACAACAGCCAGATCAACTTTAATCCAGCCTTCTTTTTGGTAAACCTTGAGCGGTACTAAGGTTAGACCCTTTTGCTGGACTTCAGCAATTAACTTGCGGATTTCATCTTTATGTAATAGTAAGCGGCGAGTGCGCGTAGGCTCATGATTAAAATACACACTAGTAGTGCGGTGCGGGGGAATATACATATTTAGCAGCATGATCTGCCCCTTACGCACAATCCCATAAGCGTCTCTTAGATTTGCTTGCCCCCCCTTGACTGCTTTTACTTCAGTACCAAGTAACTCGATACCCGCTTCATGGGTTTCGAGAATTTCGTAATTAAATCTAGCTTGCCGATTCTCGGCGAGTACACGATAGTAATTTGCCATTTATTCCCATTGATACTGTCTAATATCCTGATGTAACTTCTAATAGCTTCCATTCTGGACTGTCACAGAATGCTTTAGAAACAAGATCAGAGATACTGTGACAGTGATTATTAAGCCGCAGAGGCAACTCGGCATTTTTGGTGACGCTAGTTAATTTTGCTTGATTACCTTCAATCTCAGAACGGTGTATCAAGACTTCTACCGTTACCATTTTAGCAAATGAGGCATTAGTCTCTATTTCTTGCGCAATTACATAGTCGTCGGTTTCATAGGTAATTACCAAACTACAAGATTCCAACGTTTTAATAATCGTTGAGTGTAGGTTCTCGGGAGCGATTTCAACTAAGAAATGTTGAGTATATCTAGCCATAAATCATCAAAACAACTGGTTCGGCTAGCAGTTTACTAGTCCTTGTCTACAAACTATCTCTAAAAAGCTATATGTCTATTCTGTGCCATGCCATTTTTTGACATTAACACCTTAATTTCAGTTATTAGGCATTACAGCTTATCCATCATAAACCAAGGTGTCGTTAAATCGTGAAGCATGAAATTTCTGAGTCTGCTGAAAGCCAAAAATAGAGGTATCACAAACACCTCTATTTTTTGGCTTTTATGTCCTAACCGCCTTGGCGGTTGCTATATTTATTGCAGAGATGGAGTCAAGCATGATTGGTCAATTACTTGATGGACGCTACCGCATAGCTAGCAAGTTGGGTGAGGGTGGATTTGGTCATACTTATCTAGCCCACGATACGCGCATCCCGAATGAGCCGCTTTGTGTGGTCAAGCATCTCAAACCTGCCAGTAGCGATCGCGAATATCTAAAAATCGCAAATCGATTATTTACCAGTGAGGCGCAAACCCTTGCCCAGTTGGGTAATCACGATCGCATTCCGCGTTTACTTGCCTATTTTGAGGAGGCGAGTGAATTTTATTTGGTAGAGGAATTTGTCGAGGGGCGATCGCTAGAGTTAGAACTAGTGCGCGGCTATCGGCTTAGTGACCAGCAAGTTTTTCAGATATTGGATGATTTGTTAAGCATTGTAGAATATACCCACAGCCACGGCGTAATTCATCGCGATATCAAGCCAGATAATATTATTCGTCGTCGATCTGATGGCAAGTTGGTGCTGATCGATTTTGGCGCGATTAAGCAAGTGCAAACGCAGATCAATCAAGAGGGGCAGACTGCGGCGACGGTGGCGATCGGGACTTTGGGATATATGCCCAGTGAGCAAGCTCAAGGTAAACCGCGACCGAACAGTGATTTATATGCGATCGGGGTAATTTGTATTCAAGCCCTGACGGGTTTGCCACCTCGTGAATTGCAAGAAGATTATCAAACAGGGGAATTAATTTGGCAGCATCTTGTCCCCAACAAGTCGGGATTAGTCGATGTGCTAGCCAAGATGACTCGCTATCACTACAAAGACCGCTATGAATCAGCGACTGAAATTCGCAAGCTTTTGGCAACATTAGGCGATCATCAATTACCAAATCAACCAGTAAGTAACGCAGCAAATGGTCTCCAGTCCACCATTGTCAGTGTAAATAGCAATAACAACAGCGATTTGGGTACAGAATTATTGTCCAATAGTCCGCCGACTGTCCCTCCAACAGAAGTCTATAAACCGATCAAACCATTACCAGCTCCAACTCCTCCAATCCCTACTGTTGCTGTAAATCGCCATCCTGCACCTGAGCAGCTATCTCCACAAACTGTGCAAGCCTATGCTCCACAAACCAATAGTAATGATGGTAGTAATCGCAGTAAGAAAGGTTTATGGATTGCGGTTTGGAGTGGAGCTTTTGCCACAGCGATCGCGATCGGTGTGGTGCTTGCAACTCAAAAGCCAAATCCTCAACCAATTGCTGAGAAGACCTCTACTAATTCTTCTAACAATGCTGCTATTACCCCAAGTCCTAGTGCGACAACTGCTATACCTAGTCCACAAGCATCTATTGAACCTACGGCTAGTCCTACGCCATCTCCTACAGCCAAAGCTTCGGTTAGTCCTACGCCCAAAGCTTCGCCAAAAGTGCCGATCGAGCCTTTGTCTGAGGCTGATGCCGTTGCGATCGTGAATAATTTGGTGGCTAGTAAAAATCAAATATTTGCCCCACCTTTTGATCGTCAATTGCTAGCTGAACTAACTACAGGTGAAGCCTATGAAAAGCGCAAAGGGTCGATCGATTGGTTGCAGAATAATAATGCTTTTTATAGCTATGGGGAGTTTACGGTCAGTCGAGCAGGATCGTTTGGTATTCAAGATAATCAAGCGAATATAACTGTGGAGATCTTTGAGAGTCCGACACTTTATGTCAACGGCAAAATCGATCGCACGCAGTCCCAGCCATCAAGAGGTAGGTATATTTGCACGCTAATTTTTGAAAATGGCAAATGGAAAATTGCGACTCTGACAAAAGCTAATTAAAAGAGAATGGGACGCTTTGCGTCCCATTCTCTTTTATAAAGATGAAAAGAGACGCAAAGCGCGGTCTTTCATCTTTTTTTGTAATTAATTTCCTAGAGCTTTATGGGAATAGTAATAGAAGGGTAGCGAAAAGAAGTTAGCTTTCTGAATATTTCGATTTAAATGTTGGAGCTTTGCTATGTTGTATGCATCAAAAACTGTGATATCTGTGAAAACTAGCGATCGCGAAGGTTTAATAGGAGCGATCGAACAATCAACACTGCCATTGCAAAATACTGTTGGCGTAAGTTTACTATTGGTCTTGCTATGGGGAGCGCTCGGCGCGACAGTCTTTCACTACTGGCAATTGCGAAAAACCCGACAGCTATTGAAGATTGAAAGGCTTAAGAACAACGAACTTGGCAAAAAACTCAAACTAGCACTGCATACTATTGACGAGAATGAGCGTAATCCTGATTTGATTCATTCTCGCGATTTCAATCTTGACTATCTCAGCATGAGAATGGAGGAGCCGCATTTTTGTGAAACTATCTTGGCTCAGATGAAATTAAATCTCCGTCAAAAAGTTACACCCGCATTGATGCCAAGCGAAGAAGACAGTGGCAATGCCCGCAAGGTCGATGTTATTTTTGATGTGGCTTATCAACCTGAAAATCACGAGGATTCGCAAATTCGCACACTTTTTCGTATCCATGTCAAACTAGCCAAAATCCCTACTAATGGCTCACAAAGTATTCTCAAGGAATTAGCAATAGGTTTGGAAAATTTTGTGGTTGCCTCGGACGCTAATCGAAATTGGCAGCCTACGATTCAGGGACGACTAGCGGTGATTAGTTGGGATCAAACGGCTAAGCCAACACCGTTATTAGTAATCGAGCAAACTAATGAAGGCACAAATGTGTTGATGCGAAATAAGCGACTTGCCCAATCTAGAAAATAAAAAAGTGGGCAAGAGCGTCCTTCTTTTGTTAGGTAATGACATAGCTACCAAGAATTTTAAGATTTTCGGTAACAGCTTGGAGATCTTGTAAGGCTTCACTGAAGTTAGGATCGTCGATCGCGGCTTCGATGTCGAGGAAGAAAATATATTCGCCCAGAGATCGCTTGGTGGGACGGGACTCGATGCGGCTCAGGTTAATTTGGCGATCGGCGAATACTAATAGAGGCTTGACTAAGGCTCCTGGCATATTGCGTTTGAGACTAAAGGCAAGCGATGAATGTGTGCCTTTAGTCGTCGGTGCAGTGCGCCCTAAGACTAAAAAACGGGTGCAATTATCGGGTTGATCGTTGATCGGAAATTTCAGAACTGGCAAGTTGTAAATTTCAGCGGCGCGTTGTGATGCGATCGCAGCCACAGTCACGTCTTCAGCGACAATATGTAATCTATCAGTGTTGGAGTCAGTGGCAATTTGTTGAACATCTGGTAAATGGAGTTCGAGCCATTGTTGGCACTGGGCAAGGCTTTGTGGGTGGGAATAGACAACTTTGATGTCTGTAAGAGCTTGAGCACGGGTTATCAGTGCATGGGCGATCGGCAAGACGATCGCTTGTTGGATTTGCAAAGATTCCGATTGCCAGAGACTGTCAAGGGTCATGGTTACACCACCTTGGATCGAATTCTCCACAGGTACTACCGCAATATCAACATTGCCCTGCTCGGCAGCATTAATTGCATGGGGGATGGTGTGATAAGGACACATCTGCGCAGGATCATGCTCTAAGTCTGGATGACTCAGCTGTAAATATTGCAAAGCTGCTATTTCCGAATATGTACCTGCGGGACCAAGGTAAGCAACCGTTGTCATGATTAGTTCAGATAAAATTTAACCCCAAACATATACGCCGTCGTAGACGACAGCGTATATGTTTGGGTCTTGATTATATAAGTACCTCGGCGTAATTAAAACCTAGTCTCAAAACCTGTGCCGCCTGCATAGCAGGCGGCGCAGGTTTTTGGGATTTATATTTAATTGCGCCAGCTTATAAGAATTCCCAAAAGTGTCGGCACACTTTTGGGAATTAAAAGAACAAGTCCAGCAAGGGTTTTAAAAGCACAAAATGGCTATACCATTTTGTGTTTTGGTATTACTTAGCGATCGCTATACTGAAGAAGAGACGCTTTGAGTGCCCTCTTTGCTTAATTCCAATATTTCTGGTCTTAGTTGAGACTTACTATCAAGCAACATATAGGTATCCATTTCACCCCTACCCTTGATAAATATTTTGCCACGATGCCAGAAAGTATACTTGTCTTTGAGTAACTCGTAGGTTGTCTGCGTGACTTGAATGCCTCCTGCTAAACCATGAGATTCCATCCGACTAGCGATATTGACAGCATCCCCCCAGAGATCATAAATAAATTTACGGATACCTATTACGCCTGCTACAACTGGCCCAGTGTTAATTCCAATTCGCAAACGGAAGATAGTATTATCTCCTCGTTTAAAATTGGTAATGGCTTTTTGCATAGCTAAAGCCATCTCTGCGATCGCTTCCGCATGATCGGATCGAGAAGTAGGCAATCCTCCAACGACCATATAGGCATCACCAATAGTTTTGATTTTTTCTAATCCAAACTGATCGGCAAGCATATCAAAAGAAGAGAAAATGCCATTGAGCATAGTCACTAAGTCATTAGGAGAAACTTGCGAAGAGAGGGCTGTAAAGTCCACAATATCCGCAAACAATATAGAGACATTTTCTGATCTTGACGCGATCGCATTATTATTAATCTTCAGTTGATTGACAATCTCTTTTGGCAAGATATTGAGTAACAAACTTTCAGACTTTTCTTGCTCAGCTTTGAGAGCTTGTTCCGCTTTCTTTCGCTCTGTAATATCTTGAACAAGTCCTTCAAAAGAAATAAAGTTTCCTTGTCCATCATAGTTAGCTTTAGCATTAATCAAAACCCAAATGATACTGCGATCGCTTTTATAAACCAAAGCTTCAAAGCTATTTACTGAACCATAAGTTTCAATTTGATGTAGAAATTCTTGATAACGATGTGATTCAGTAAATAGCCGATATGGATCGACCGCCACTTCAGCCATTAGTTGTGTAGGCGTTTCATAGCCATAGATATGCGCAAGCGCAGGATTAGCGTTGATATAACATCCATCCGTTTGCGCCTGAAAAATCCCCTCGATCGCATGTTCAAAAATGCTGCGATACTTCTCTTCCGCTTGGCGAAGGGATTCTTCGATCTGTTTTTGATGACTAATATCAATAATCACGCCATCCCACACCGTATCACCATTTTGATTGCGATGGGGCTGAGAAATAATTCTCACCCATTTAACTTTCTTAAAGAAACTAGAAACTCGATATTCATGCTCAAAAGTCGTCATATTTTCGGCTGATATTCTTACCATCTCACTGAGTGCTGCACGATCTTCAGGATGAGCCATATCAAATACCCATTCCAAATGCTCAGTAAACTCTTCAACGGATATACCAAATATTACTTGAGTGCGAGGGCTGATATAAGGCATCGATACTCTACCATCAGGATGTAATACCGCGCGATAGACCACCCCTGGCACATTGTCAGCGATCGCAGAAAGTCTTTGCTGACTTTCTCGAAGAAGTACTTCTGCTTGCTGACGATCCGCCGCCTCATTTTGTAAACGTTTGATCGTCTTTTGTAATTGGAGCGTGCGTTGCTCGATGCGCCGTTCCAATAATTCATTGGCATCTCTCAACTCGCCTTCAAGATTTAATAGCTCAGATTGCGCTTTGAGTAAGCGCTGATTCGCTTTAAACATTTTGGACATTGCTGCGCGAGTAATTTCAGGAGCAAGTTGGTTACGACCTTTACCCTGACCACGGCTTAATAAACGTGTAATTGTAAATTCCAGATCTTGAGCTTCTTTTTCAAATTTCCAACCTCGCTGAATACCTTGGGCAATTTCCGTAAGCATCTCAATAACTACAATTGATTGGTTTGGATTTAACTCCTCTGCTCCCAACCAAGGCAGTGGATTAATCGGATCGACTGTGTATAAAATTTCAAATTTTCCTGTCAAATTAACTTCTGCAACCCGACAGGCAGTGGCAATATGATGGTTGAGAGACATCATCATTCTGCCAGCAGGAGCTGAACAGATCTGAGCATAGACAGCATTACGAACTGGTAACACATCAAAGGTTTGGGCAGTCTCAACTGCTTTTTTCCACAAAAATACTTGAGTGTAGGCGGCTTGCATTACCGCATTAACTGCTAGCTGCTCCTGCTCAACTCCAAGCCAAATAGCGGCTTTACGCAAGAAATCTTGATTTTGGGATGATTCTAAGCTTTGGAAATAATTGGCACAAGCAAGATGACCTGAGATCAAAGATGGGTCGATATTTTGGATGAGTTGCTGTAGTTCCACATCCGTGAATCGCATTGATAAAATAGGAATATCTTGGGCTTTAATTCCAGCTTCGGCATATTGCTGTAAAAAAGCTACTGACTTTTCTGCGCCCAATGTACTAATGACAGCATCAGGACTAATATGCTTTATTTTGGCAATAATATCGCCATAATCGGACATATTGTGAGGTACAGAATCTTCACACAATATCAAGCCATTTTGCTGCTTGATTTGAGCGTTAATAATCTTATTAACCGTACGCGAATAAATTCCGTCGGTTCCGAGTAAGTAAATGTTATTCCCTTTGTTTTGGAACAACCAATTAACTGCTGGTTGTACAACCTGATTGGGGCAAGCACCAGTATAAAATACATTCTTATAAGATTCTAAACCTTCGTAATAATAGGGATACCAAAGTTGAGCTTGATGCTTTTCTAGAATGGGAATAATACTTTTTCGAGATGAAGATGATCCGCCACCAAATAAGTTGCTAATATTCAATTCTGATAGCAGATATCGAGCTTGTACCGTAATGTTGTAGTCATTAGAAGCGATATCTACAACAATTGGTTCGACAAGTCTTCCTAATATGCCGCCCGATTGATTAATCTCTGCGATCGCCATCAAGGTTAAATCTTTAACCAGATCGTCGCCATTGCCAAGACTGGCACTCGGAAAGTGCATCACGCCGACTCGTATGACTTCAGTCCTACTATTACTCTCAATATTTAAGGACTTAGCCTCTCGATTCATTTGTCGATACTCCCAACCTTAAACTTGATATATCTACTGAGAGGCAGCACTTAGCGCCGCCTCTCATTTACTCATTTTTGATTTCTATAAAGAAATTGACGATCTCTCTTTCATTCTTAGCTAAACAATCATGAAATAAGTTAATAATAGCTAAATAATATAATACCTCTTAAATCTAGCTCGATCTATCACCAGATATGTTCCGCGAAATGGCTCAAGATCTACATATAACAATCATAAATCTACAGTCCATTTACAAAATCAGCGATCGCGGTTAGCGCTTGCTGTATTCACAAAAGAATGTGGAACGACATAACATATAGCATTAGTAATCGACTGATGTAAAGACAATAAAATCTCGCTTCTAGCTGTATCGGCATTGTCTAAATCTAGGCTCATGCAGTCATGTAAATTCAAGTTTATAAATCGATTTTGGAGCCAATTAATTTCAGTGAGCGCTGACTTGGTGATGATCAAGATTGGCAAATTGGGCAGCAACTCTAAATGGCTAAGCTCTTCTAGATACTGCAACAAAAACTGATTGTCGCCATTAAGAAGAACCAAATCTGGCTGCCAAATTTTGGATAATGCATCCCCCTGAGGCAAGTCTTCAGCTTCTAGTAGACAATGACCAATCTCTTGGAGTAAGCCAATTACAGATTCGTCCAGATTGTGGTTTAAGTATAATAATTTGAGAGATTTCGGAGCCGCCACATAGTTGGGCAGAAATGCACTAAGTTCTTCCGCTTTGATCGGCTTGATCAAAATTCCATCTGCTTGATGAGAGTTAATCTTTGGTTCATTAGCATGTTTCATCATCACTACACGAATATGCTGCGTTATTGGATCACCCTTGAGTAAAACTAAAACATCCCATCCCGATAGCATTGGTATATTTGAACTTAACAAAATTAAGCAAGGCTGCAACCGTCTTGCTTTTTCTAAAGCTTCAGTTCCCGATCTCGCAATTACTACTTGATAATTGAAATCCGCCAGAGTATTTCTCAGCCAATCCAAAGCATCTGAAGAAGTTTCCACAAGCAATACTAAGCGTCCATGACTAATGTCAATACGCTTTTCAAGCTGCTCCAATTGAATATGCTTACGACTAGTCTCAGGAGGCAACAAAATTGTAAACTGGCTGCCCACATCCACCTGTGAAACAAAGGTAATATCTCCACCATGCAAACGAGCTAGATGTCTGGTTAATAGCAAGCTTGATCCTGTCCCTTCAAAGCGTCGAGTTAGGACATTTTCAACCTGTTGAAATTTTTGAAATACTAAGCTTTGTTTATCTTCAGGAATGCCAATCCCTTGATCCCAGACAGTGATTGCAAGCCAACCTTCCCACCATCGCACCGTAACCCCTATTTTAGGAGTGATAGATGGGACATCATCAACTAATTCCGATGGGAAAAAACTAAATTTAAAAGCATTGGAAAGCAGGTTTACGAGCATTTGCTGCAACCTAGTTTCATCCGCATAAATTGTTTGCACCGTTGGATCCATATCTAAATGAATGTCCAGTTCCCAATCTTCCTCAAAGTTATAGTTTCGGAAAATTGTGGAATCTTGTTGGACGAGCTTTTTAACCTGTTGGATACTTTTTTGGCAAATATCTTTTACCAAAACAGTCTCGGCATATAGTTCTAGCTGTCCAGACTCGGCTTTGGCAAGGTCAAAAATATTATCGATAATCGAAACTAATTGCCGACCGCTTTGATGAATCATCTTCACATAGCGACTTTGGCGCTCATTCAGCTCTCCAAAAGTGTTATTACTCAATAAACTCGCAATCCCAATCACGGAGGTTAAGGGCGTTTTTAACTCGTGATTGATACAGGTCAAAAATTCATCTTTGACTCTACTTAGCCCTGCTAGCTCTTGAGCCAGATTTTTTTGAGCCGAGATGTCGTAGGCGATCGCTAGATCCATGCCTTTCAGACTGCCTTGTAGAGCCACACTAATTACTTGCCAAGTGAACGATGAACCATCAGTAGTACAGAACTGGTGAGTTACTGGTACATTTGGTGCGAGTACTTGGGGACTATTATCAACATGCTGATTAGTCGATATTTTGCTAGTAGTCTCAGCTATTGGAAATATATATGTCTCAGCATTGTTAGGTAAACTTTCGTGTAAACTATTGCGCCATGCGGAATTCATACCCACAATCGCCCCATCGCGATC
This window harbors:
- the pheA gene encoding prephenate dehydratase, with amino-acid sequence MTTVAYLGPAGTYSEIAALQYLQLSHPDLEHDPAQMCPYHTIPHAINAAEQGNVDIAVVPVENSIQGGVTMTLDSLWQSESLQIQQAIVLPIAHALITRAQALTDIKVVYSHPQSLAQCQQWLELHLPDVQQIATDSNTDRLHIVAEDVTVAAIASQRAAEIYNLPVLKFPINDQPDNCTRFLVLGRTAPTTKGTHSSLAFSLKRNMPGALVKPLLVFADRQINLSRIESRPTKRSLGEYIFFLDIEAAIDDPNFSEALQDLQAVTENLKILGSYVIT
- a CDS encoding transporter substrate-binding protein, encoding MNREAKSLNIESNSRTEVIRVGVMHFPSASLGNGDDLVKDLTLMAIAEINQSGGILGRLVEPIVVDIASNDYNITVQARYLLSELNISNLFGGGSSSSRKSIIPILEKHQAQLWYPYYYEGLESYKNVFYTGACPNQVVQPAVNWLFQNKGNNIYLLGTDGIYSRTVNKIINAQIKQQNGLILCEDSVPHNMSDYGDIIAKIKHISPDAVISTLGAEKSVAFLQQYAEAGIKAQDIPILSMRFTDVELQQLIQNIDPSLISGHLACANYFQSLESSQNQDFLRKAAIWLGVEQEQLAVNAVMQAAYTQVFLWKKAVETAQTFDVLPVRNAVYAQICSAPAGRMMMSLNHHIATACRVAEVNLTGKFEILYTVDPINPLPWLGAEELNPNQSIVVIEMLTEIAQGIQRGWKFEKEAQDLEFTITRLLSRGQGKGRNQLAPEITRAAMSKMFKANQRLLKAQSELLNLEGELRDANELLERRIEQRTLQLQKTIKRLQNEAADRQQAEVLLRESQQRLSAIADNVPGVVYRAVLHPDGRVSMPYISPRTQVIFGISVEEFTEHLEWVFDMAHPEDRAALSEMVRISAENMTTFEHEYRVSSFFKKVKWVRIISQPHRNQNGDTVWDGVIIDISHQKQIEESLRQAEEKYRSIFEHAIEGIFQAQTDGCYINANPALAHIYGYETPTQLMAEVAVDPYRLFTESHRYQEFLHQIETYGSVNSFEALVYKSDRSIIWVLINAKANYDGQGNFISFEGLVQDITERKKAEQALKAEQEKSESLLLNILPKEIVNQLKINNNAIASRSENVSILFADIVDFTALSSQVSPNDLVTMLNGIFSSFDMLADQFGLEKIKTIGDAYMVVGGLPTSRSDHAEAIAEMALAMQKAITNFKRGDNTIFRLRIGINTGPVVAGVIGIRKFIYDLWGDAVNIASRMESHGLAGGIQVTQTTYELLKDKYTFWHRGKIFIKGRGEMDTYMLLDSKSQLRPEILELSKEGTQSVSSSV
- the smpB gene encoding SsrA-binding protein SmpB encodes the protein MANYYRVLAENRQARFNYEILETHEAGIELLGTEVKAVKGGQANLRDAYGIVRKGQIMLLNMYIPPHRTTSVYFNHEPTRTRRLLLHKDEIRKLIAEVQQKGLTLVPLKVYQKEGWIKVDLAVVRNKKLHDKREDMKKRDDKREIERVMKNH
- a CDS encoding ABC transporter ATP-binding protein, whose product is MLSLLPYAKQNSKQLVISLLLLVPLSIASAVQPILVQQAIDGPIKSGDLLGLRWVCLVILVTIAVRLAFQSWQGYLVQEVGQKITADIRTDLFRHVTSLSTSFFDRTPVGKLITRLTSDVEALGDVFATGAVGVLSDFAAIGTIAIFMFLLRWDLALLLLAMVIPVTALIVYFQYEYRKANFKARDRLSELNSILQENIIGASIVQLFRREKFNSAQHLKVNQQYVAEVNRTVFHDSAVSATLEWIALVAIAGVLWLGGGQIVQKNLTFGELSAFVLFSQRLFDPIRQLAEKFTTIQAGFTAVERINAILQEPIEIRDPEYPKTLPLDGTGEICFDHVWFGYKPDEYVLKDVTFTLKAGEKIALVGPTGAGKSSIIRLLSRLYEPTKGRILIDGIDIREITQAELRRCVGVILQDAFLFSGDIKDNITLGEDYAIEQVVEAAELMNVDRFIQDLPEAYATQVRERGTNLSGGQKQLLAFARAAIRDPRILILDEATASLDVSTEFLIQQALDRLLINRTTIIIAHRLSTIRNVDRILVLKQGEVVEAGSHEQLIAKQGLYASLYELEMMATH
- a CDS encoding protein kinase gives rise to the protein MIGQLLDGRYRIASKLGEGGFGHTYLAHDTRIPNEPLCVVKHLKPASSDREYLKIANRLFTSEAQTLAQLGNHDRIPRLLAYFEEASEFYLVEEFVEGRSLELELVRGYRLSDQQVFQILDDLLSIVEYTHSHGVIHRDIKPDNIIRRRSDGKLVLIDFGAIKQVQTQINQEGQTAATVAIGTLGYMPSEQAQGKPRPNSDLYAIGVICIQALTGLPPRELQEDYQTGELIWQHLVPNKSGLVDVLAKMTRYHYKDRYESATEIRKLLATLGDHQLPNQPVSNAANGLQSTIVSVNSNNNSDLGTELLSNSPPTVPPTEVYKPIKPLPAPTPPIPTVAVNRHPAPEQLSPQTVQAYAPQTNSNDGSNRSKKGLWIAVWSGAFATAIAIGVVLATQKPNPQPIAEKTSTNSSNNAAITPSPSATTAIPSPQASIEPTASPTPSPTAKASVSPTPKASPKVPIEPLSEADAVAIVNNLVASKNQIFAPPFDRQLLAELTTGEAYEKRKGSIDWLQNNNAFYSYGEFTVSRAGSFGIQDNQANITVEIFESPTLYVNGKIDRTQSQPSRGRYICTLIFENGKWKIATLTKAN
- a CDS encoding hybrid sensor histidine kinase/response regulator — translated: MDSLILNQSLEIYGQSLVAICRLPTHTAEALSFLQKGWSNVVVLDQNDLPQGLFNARCLLNWQSQTDNCAFVAPSIALEDIDLEPLPAISISMTTSDFLQRISQYRHSAEIWALVDDNGKFTALLEVSKLLRSLMQSEQSQSPTIISLLLPLIYQLPLPVMVSDRDGAIVGMNSAWRNSLHESLPNNAETYIFPIAETTSKISTNQHVDNSPQVLAPNVPVTHQFCTTDGSSFTWQVISVALQGSLKGMDLAIAYDISAQKNLAQELAGLSRVKDEFLTCINHELKTPLTSVIGIASLLSNNTFGELNERQSRYVKMIHQSGRQLVSIIDNIFDLAKAESGQLELYAETVLVKDICQKSIQQVKKLVQQDSTIFRNYNFEEDWELDIHLDMDPTVQTIYADETRLQQMLVNLLSNAFKFSFFPSELVDDVPSITPKIGVTVRWWEGWLAITVWDQGIGIPEDKQSLVFQKFQQVENVLTRRFEGTGSSLLLTRHLARLHGGDITFVSQVDVGSQFTILLPPETSRKHIQLEQLEKRIDISHGRLVLLVETSSDALDWLRNTLADFNYQVVIARSGTEALEKARRLQPCLILLSSNIPMLSGWDVLVLLKGDPITQHIRVVMMKHANEPKINSHQADGILIKPIKAEELSAFLPNYVAAPKSLKLLYLNHNLDESVIGLLQEIGHCLLEAEDLPQGDALSKIWQPDLVLLNGDNQFLLQYLEELSHLELLPNLPILIITKSALTEINWLQNRFINLNLHDCMSLDLDNADTARSEILLSLHQSITNAICYVVPHSFVNTASANRDR